The following proteins are co-located in the Vigna unguiculata cultivar IT97K-499-35 chromosome 9, ASM411807v1, whole genome shotgun sequence genome:
- the LOC114162411 gene encoding nucleotide pyrophosphatase/phosphodiesterase-like, with protein sequence MEGIVGNQLNMILVMLCFTIVLGQSHINVGEQPLAKIAIHKTVLALHSSATITASPFVLGIKGEDIEWVTVEIESPEPYVDDWVGIFSPANFNSSTCPYTGGVGWVEEPYICTAPIKYKYANDSNSKYTKTGKATLKFQLINQRSDFSFALFSGGLSNPRLVSVSNSISFANPKAPVYPRLALGKSWDEMTITWTSGYDIKEAVPFVEWGPKGRKQARSPAGTLTFNRNSMCGAPARTVGWRDPGFIHTSFLKELWPNLRYTYRLGHMLSDGTYIWSKKYSFKASPYPGQNSLQRVVIFGDMGKAERDGSNEYANYQPGSLNTTDQLIKDLDNYDIVFHIGDLPYANGYISQWDQFTAQVQEISSTVPYMIASGNHERDWPNTGSFFDTPDSGGECGVPAETMYYFPAENRAKFWYKADYGLFRFCIADSEHDWREGSEQYKFIEQCLATVDRKHQPWLIFSAHRPLGYSSNLWYGMEGSFEEPMGRESLQKLWQKYKVDIAFYGHVHNYERVCPIYQNQCVNSEKHHYSGTVNGTIHVVVGGGGSHLSDFTSAPPVWSLYRDRDFGFSKLTAFNHSYLLFDYKKSSDGKVYDSFTISRDYKDVLACVHDGCEKTTLAT encoded by the exons ATGGAAGGGATTGTGGGAAATCAGTTGAATATGATTTTGGTCATGTTGTGTTTCACCATCGTTTTGGGTCAAAGCCATATCAACGTTGGAGAACAACCATTGGCCAAAATAGCTATACACAAAACAGTTCTGGCTCTTCACAGTTCTGCTACCATTACTGCATCACCCTTTGTTCTCGGAATTAAG GGCGAGGATATTGAATGGGTGACGGTAGAAATTGAGTCTCCAGAACCATATGTAGATGACTGGGTTGGAATTTTCTCTCCCGCAAATTTCAA TTCATCAACATGTCCGTACACCGGTGGCGTTGGGTGGGTAGAGGAACCATACATATGCACTGCTCCAATAAAG TACAAGTACGCTAACGATTCTAATTCTAAATACACAAAAACCGGGAAAGCTACTTTGAAGTTCCAGTTGATCAATCAACGTTCAGATTTCTCCTTTGCATTATTTTCTGGTGGCTTATCAAAC CCTAGACTTGTTTCTGTTTCCAATTCCATTTCATTTGCAAATCCTAAAGCACCTGTGTATCCACGCCTTGCTCTAGGAAAGTCGTGGGATGAA ATGACTATTACATGGACAAGTGGATATGATATAAAGGAAGCTGTGCCTTTTGTTGAATGGGGTCCTAAAGGAAGAAAGCAAGCACGAAGTCCTGCTGGAACATTGACATTCAATCGTAACAGCATGTGTG GTGCACCTGCACGAACTGTTGGTTGGCGTGACCCTGGATTTATACACACAAGTTTTCTAAAAGAATTGTGGCCAAATTTGAG GTACACATATAGGTTGGGACATATGTTGTCTGATGGCACTTATATATGGAGTAAGAAGTATTCATTTAAGGCATCCCCATATCCTGGCCAGAACTCTTTGCAACGTGTTGTCATATTTGGTGACATGGGAAAG gCTGAGCGCGATGGTTCAAATGAATATGCAAATTACCAACCCGGTTCACTAAACACAACCGACCAACTTATAAAGGATTTAGACAATTATGACATTGTGTTCCACATAGGGGATTTGCCTTATGCAAATGGGTACATTTCACAGTGGGATCAATTCACAGCTCAAGTGCAAGAAATTTCATCAACAGTACCGTACATGATTGCAAG TGGAAATCATGAACGTGATTGGCCAAACACAGGATCATTTTTTGATACTCCTGATTCAGGTGGAGAGTGTGGAGTTCCTGCAGAAACTATGTACTATTTTCCTGCTGAAAATAGAGCGAAATTCTG GTATAAAGCAGATTATGGCCTATTTCGTTTTTGCATAGCAGATAGTGAGCATGATTGGAGAGAAGGATCAGAACAATACAAATTCATTGAGCAATGTCTTGCAACAGTAGATAGAAAACATCAACCGTGGTTAATATTTTCAGCTCATCGTCCCCTTGGGTACTCCTCTAATCTATGGTATGGAATGGAAGGCTCGTTTGAAGAGCCCATGGGAAGGGAAAGTTTGCAGAAACTTTGGCAAAAGTACAAAGTAGACATTGCATTTTATGGTCATGTTCATAACTATGAAAGAGTATGTCCCATTTATCAG AATCAATGTGTGAATTCAGAAAAGCATCATTATTCTGGCACAGTGAATGGAACAATTCATGTTGTTGTTGGCGGAGGGGGAAGTCACTTGTCTGACTTCACCTCAGCACCCCCTGTTTGGAGTCTTTACAGAGACCGTGACTTCGGATTTTCCAAACTAACTGCATTCAATCATTCGTATCTCTTGTTTGACTACAAGAAAAGTAGTGATGGAAAGGTCTATGACTCTTTTACCATTTCAAGAGACTACAAAGATGTTTTGGCTTGTGTCCATGATGGTTGTGAGAAAACCACTCTAGCAACTTGA